One part of the Marinobacter sp. MDS2 genome encodes these proteins:
- a CDS encoding crotonase/enoyl-CoA hydratase family protein, whose amino-acid sequence MTDLVTYELNEGIATITLNNGKANALSHDVFTALNSALDRAEEDKAIVILTGQPGMFSGGYDLKEMQKGIEAAMALVKVGSTLTRRLAAFPTPVIAACGGHAIAKGVFVLLSVDYRIGVEGNFKLGLNEVAIGMTMHHAGIEIARHRMPAPYFYRSVVNAEIFNPESATAAGILDEVVAPEQLMERAKAVAAQYKQLNMRAHKQTKLKVKAEYLATLDRAIEQDATKSDLMG is encoded by the coding sequence GTGACCGATCTCGTAACTTACGAACTGAACGAAGGGATTGCCACAATTACCCTGAACAACGGCAAAGCCAATGCGCTGAGCCATGATGTGTTTACAGCGCTGAACTCGGCACTCGACCGTGCTGAAGAAGACAAGGCAATTGTCATCCTGACGGGGCAACCGGGCATGTTCTCCGGCGGGTACGACCTGAAAGAAATGCAGAAAGGCATAGAGGCCGCCATGGCTCTGGTGAAAGTGGGCTCAACGTTGACTCGTCGCCTGGCCGCCTTCCCGACGCCGGTGATTGCCGCTTGTGGTGGCCACGCGATTGCTAAAGGCGTGTTTGTGCTGTTGTCAGTCGATTACCGTATTGGCGTTGAAGGTAACTTCAAACTGGGCCTGAACGAAGTCGCCATTGGCATGACCATGCACCATGCCGGTATTGAAATCGCTCGTCACCGTATGCCTGCGCCGTATTTCTATCGCTCTGTCGTGAATGCCGAAATCTTCAATCCCGAAAGCGCGACCGCTGCCGGTATTCTGGATGAAGTGGTGGCTCCTGAGCAGCTGATGGAGCGTGCAAAAGCCGTTGCCGCACAGTACAAGCAGCTGAACATGCGCGCCCACAAGCAGACCAAGCTCAAAGTGAAGGCTGAGTACCTGGCCACACTGGACCGTGCCATCGAGCAAGACGCAACCAAGTCTGATTTGATGGGGTGA
- a CDS encoding SDR family oxidoreductase, with protein MTAQTVWITGASSGIGEALALQFAKDGAGLVLSARREDELKRVAARCVEAGLPEDNILVLPLDVTDWASHEASTQTVVDRFGAIDLLVNNAGLSQGSLCAETDMSVYQKLMDVDVMGQIALTKAVLPHMLKRGRGHLAVTASVAGKVGVPKMTGYCAAKHAMVGFFDALRAEVETSGLHVSTILPGFIRTDIAKNSLSADGTPIGETDDDVASGMDVDECAAVVFKGLKARKREIPVGKGKEMAALWVKRLSPELIFRLTRRAKR; from the coding sequence ATGACGGCTCAAACCGTTTGGATCACCGGCGCGTCGTCGGGTATTGGTGAAGCGCTGGCGCTTCAGTTTGCGAAAGATGGCGCAGGGTTGGTGTTATCTGCCCGTCGCGAAGATGAATTGAAGCGCGTGGCCGCCCGTTGTGTTGAGGCGGGTTTGCCCGAAGATAATATTTTGGTGCTGCCTCTGGATGTCACAGACTGGGCTTCTCACGAAGCGTCCACGCAAACGGTAGTGGATCGCTTTGGGGCGATTGATCTGTTGGTGAACAACGCGGGCCTTTCGCAAGGTTCGTTGTGCGCGGAGACCGACATGTCGGTGTATCAGAAACTGATGGATGTGGATGTGATGGGCCAGATTGCCCTGACCAAAGCGGTGCTGCCACACATGCTGAAGCGGGGTAGAGGCCATCTGGCTGTCACGGCCAGTGTTGCGGGAAAGGTCGGTGTGCCGAAGATGACCGGGTATTGCGCCGCCAAGCATGCAATGGTCGGCTTTTTTGATGCTCTGCGGGCGGAAGTGGAAACCAGTGGTTTGCACGTGTCTACCATTCTGCCGGGTTTTATCCGTACCGATATTGCGAAAAACTCTTTGTCTGCCGATGGCACGCCAATTGGCGAAACAGACGATGACGTAGCGTCAGGCATGGACGTGGATGAATGCGCGGCCGTTGTCTTCAAAGGCCTGAAAGCCCGCAAGCGTGAGATTCCGGTGGGTAAGGGCAAAGAAATGGCCGCGCTCTGGGTGAAGCGGCTGTCTCCTGAGCTGATCTTCCGCCTGACACGGCGTGCCAAACGCTAA
- a CDS encoding helix-turn-helix transcriptional regulator, with protein MAQTSAIVGELKRQLRSHGLTYQDVADALGLSEASVKRLFSEKQFSLKRLDQICTLMGMEISDLVRKLAPEPKVEQLSQEQEQELVSDVRLLLVAVCAMNRWQFQEIHQVYELSETDLIGHLAKLDRMGVLELLPGNRFKLLVSHDFAWQPGGPIQKFFEAEVQQDFLKCRFNHPGELRLFVSGMLSTQSNEVVQHKLKRLALEFRHCHEEDLALPLEHRFGVSLLMAMRPWEIEAFDSFRRPEALKDYPPYSR; from the coding sequence ATGGCGCAAACCAGTGCCATTGTCGGCGAGCTTAAACGACAACTTCGGTCTCATGGCCTGACCTATCAAGACGTGGCGGATGCTTTGGGGCTGTCAGAGGCGAGTGTTAAGCGCCTGTTTTCAGAGAAGCAGTTTTCGCTTAAACGCCTTGACCAAATTTGCACGCTGATGGGCATGGAAATCAGCGATCTGGTACGCAAGCTGGCACCAGAGCCTAAAGTCGAGCAACTGAGCCAAGAGCAGGAACAGGAACTGGTGTCGGATGTGCGTCTGTTACTGGTCGCCGTCTGCGCCATGAATCGTTGGCAGTTTCAGGAAATTCATCAGGTTTACGAGCTTTCAGAAACTGATCTGATTGGCCATCTCGCCAAGCTCGATCGAATGGGTGTACTGGAGCTGCTGCCCGGGAACCGCTTCAAGCTGTTGGTTAGCCACGATTTCGCCTGGCAGCCAGGCGGACCAATTCAGAAGTTTTTCGAAGCCGAGGTGCAGCAGGATTTTCTGAAGTGCCGGTTTAACCACCCCGGAGAGCTGAGGCTGTTCGTAAGCGGTATGCTCTCTACCCAATCGAACGAAGTGGTTCAGCATAAGCTTAAGCGGTTGGCGCTGGAGTTTCGACACTGCCATGAAGAAGACCTGGCGTTGCCTTTAGAACATCGGTTTGGCGTGAGTCTGTTGATGGCCATGCGGCCTTGGGAGATCGAGGCTTTTGACAGTTTTCGGCGGCCGGAGGCACTTAAGGATTACCCGCCGTATAGCCGTTGA
- a CDS encoding YiaA/YiaB family inner membrane protein — MDSELKSNSNSWVFFVKVSFAIALFAAAAGVVLAPVDIVIKGYMAISALFLVSTTITLSKTLRDEHEQSRIANRISEARTHQLLKEYGE, encoded by the coding sequence ATGGATAGCGAACTGAAGAGCAACTCAAACTCCTGGGTATTTTTTGTGAAGGTTTCATTTGCGATTGCACTGTTTGCCGCCGCCGCGGGCGTGGTGCTGGCGCCGGTGGATATCGTGATCAAAGGCTATATGGCGATCAGCGCCCTGTTTCTCGTCAGCACCACCATCACGCTGTCGAAAACACTTCGCGATGAACACGAGCAGAGCCGAATTGCGAACCGAATTTCCGAAGCTCGCACCCATCAGCTGCTGAAAGAATACGGGGAGTAA
- a CDS encoding PspA/IM30 family protein: MSIWRKLNTLFRASAHEPVAKLVEANDIRIFEQELRDAEQAIARSKRELAHLMAEKTRLERDNTGLQAAINKREQQASQALEQNEEALALELANLIAEDETVLQRQQQQHAKLQQQESQLRRQLRDSGRALKHFHSEMRLAKANRHAEQVTRQLRGHATGLHSHMEELNVSADRIRARQTEAEDVEAALTELDEEQNNGNLNARLKAAGIDNEASSGEKVLARLKAR; the protein is encoded by the coding sequence ATGAGCATCTGGCGCAAACTGAACACGCTTTTTCGGGCATCGGCCCACGAACCGGTGGCAAAGCTGGTAGAGGCTAACGACATACGCATCTTCGAACAGGAACTGCGGGATGCCGAACAAGCCATTGCCCGCTCCAAACGGGAGCTGGCGCACCTGATGGCCGAAAAAACCCGGTTGGAACGCGACAACACCGGCCTGCAAGCTGCCATTAACAAACGGGAGCAGCAAGCCAGTCAGGCATTGGAACAAAATGAAGAGGCCTTGGCGCTGGAGCTGGCTAACCTGATTGCCGAGGACGAAACCGTCCTGCAACGCCAGCAACAACAGCACGCCAAGCTACAACAACAGGAAAGCCAACTGCGCCGCCAGCTGCGGGATTCAGGCCGGGCACTGAAACATTTCCACAGTGAAATGCGACTAGCGAAAGCCAATCGACACGCCGAACAGGTCACCCGCCAGCTTCGGGGCCACGCAACAGGGTTGCACAGTCACATGGAAGAATTGAACGTATCAGCCGACCGAATTCGCGCCCGCCAAACGGAGGCCGAAGACGTAGAGGCCGCCTTGACCGAACTGGATGAGGAACAAAACAACGGGAATCTGAACGCCCGTCTGAAAGCGGCGGGCATCGATAATGAAGCAAGCAGTGGAGAAAAAGTGTTGGCTCGCTTAAAAGCCCGCTAA
- a CDS encoding NAD(P)H-binding protein: protein MKVMVLGSTGLTGGLLVKKLLGNPAITTVVAPVRRPLEWSHPNLELPVIDFDDMETHAGLFDVDVLVCCLGTTIKKAGSQEAFRKVDYSYALNAASLAKEAGAKACILMSAIGVSSRSSVFYNRVKGELEDAIRAVEFSYLSIYQPSLLLGQRQEHRTAEALGMAVMPVANRALIGPMRKYRAIEAETIAAAMTNDISRIDAGRSVGVNVSVRQYSDIVALAGF, encoded by the coding sequence ATGAAGGTTATGGTTCTGGGTTCGACCGGGTTAACGGGTGGTTTGTTAGTCAAGAAGCTGCTGGGTAATCCCGCTATTACGACCGTGGTGGCGCCGGTGCGCCGGCCTTTGGAGTGGAGCCACCCGAACCTAGAATTACCGGTCATCGATTTTGATGACATGGAAACCCATGCAGGGCTATTCGATGTTGATGTGCTCGTGTGTTGCTTGGGCACCACCATAAAAAAAGCCGGTTCTCAAGAAGCGTTCCGCAAGGTGGATTACAGCTACGCCCTGAATGCTGCGAGCTTGGCTAAAGAAGCGGGCGCGAAAGCCTGCATTTTGATGTCGGCCATCGGGGTGTCTTCGCGTTCCTCCGTGTTTTACAACCGGGTGAAAGGCGAGCTGGAAGACGCCATTCGGGCTGTGGAGTTTTCGTATCTATCCATTTATCAGCCAAGCCTGTTGCTTGGCCAGCGTCAGGAGCATCGTACGGCAGAGGCTCTGGGTATGGCAGTGATGCCGGTCGCCAACCGTGCCTTGATAGGGCCGATGCGCAAGTACCGTGCGATAGAGGCGGAGACGATTGCTGCGGCCATGACGAACGACATTTCTCGCATCGATGCTGGCCGCAGCGTTGGTGTAAACGTGTCTGTACGACAGTATTCAGACATAGTGGCGTTAGCGGGCTTTTAA
- the arfB gene encoding alternative ribosome rescue aminoacyl-tRNA hydrolase ArfB, with amino-acid sequence MLKISNAVEIADWEIEITQIRAQGPGGQNVNKVASAVHLRFDIQRSSLPPFYKERLMAFSDQRISKEGIVIIKAQSSRTLELNKEDALERLKELILEAVKIQKARRPTRPTKGSQRRRVDKKTQKGKTKALRGKVKI; translated from the coding sequence ATGCTGAAAATCTCCAATGCCGTAGAAATTGCCGACTGGGAAATCGAAATCACGCAGATTCGAGCCCAAGGCCCCGGCGGCCAAAACGTCAACAAGGTGGCCTCTGCGGTACACCTTCGCTTCGATATTCAGCGCTCATCGTTGCCGCCTTTCTATAAAGAGCGGCTAATGGCGTTTTCCGACCAACGTATCAGCAAAGAAGGGATTGTGATCATCAAGGCACAGTCTTCCCGCACCCTGGAACTCAACAAAGAAGACGCGCTAGAGCGCCTGAAAGAACTTATCTTAGAAGCGGTGAAAATCCAAAAAGCACGGCGACCAACCCGCCCGACCAAAGGCTCCCAACGCCGGCGCGTGGATAAGAAAACTCAGAAAGGTAAAACCAAGGCGCTTAGAGGAAAGGTCAAGATTTAA
- a CDS encoding DUF72 domain-containing protein — MPLPYYLGCPQWQDPNWATQLPPGVSPLARYAQVFNTVEGNTTFYATPSQAQCEQWRKQVPDDFRFLLKLPRALTHERMLTGVGAELQTFLDVVEPLSDVLGPMLLQLPASFGPSRLPQLWRFLDTAPDTLDWTVEVRNPAFFAKGEEEKALNQGLRQRKLARVCMDSRAVFSAIPDNDVIVDAQRKKPRVPVHLLPSDAPPVIRYIGHPDLETNRDFLAPWVTRVKSWLESGVQPYVFMHMPDNAHAVALAELWTELLREQIPHLEPLPVEISKPQLGLF, encoded by the coding sequence ATGCCTCTGCCCTACTACCTCGGTTGCCCGCAGTGGCAAGACCCAAACTGGGCGACACAGTTACCACCCGGAGTATCCCCTCTCGCCCGCTATGCTCAGGTGTTCAATACCGTTGAGGGCAACACCACTTTTTATGCAACTCCCAGTCAAGCGCAATGCGAACAATGGCGCAAACAAGTGCCGGATGATTTCCGCTTTCTGCTCAAGTTACCCCGAGCACTGACACACGAGCGCATGCTCACAGGCGTTGGGGCAGAGCTACAAACGTTTCTGGATGTGGTCGAGCCATTGTCAGATGTCCTTGGGCCGATGCTGCTGCAATTACCGGCAAGCTTTGGCCCGAGCCGACTCCCGCAACTCTGGCGTTTTCTGGATACGGCGCCAGACACCTTGGACTGGACTGTAGAAGTACGAAACCCGGCGTTCTTTGCCAAAGGCGAAGAAGAGAAGGCACTGAATCAGGGGCTGCGCCAGCGCAAACTGGCCCGCGTATGCATGGACAGCCGGGCGGTGTTCTCCGCCATCCCCGACAACGATGTGATTGTCGATGCCCAACGTAAAAAGCCCCGGGTTCCTGTCCACCTGCTGCCCAGCGATGCGCCACCGGTCATCCGCTACATCGGCCACCCTGATCTGGAAACCAACCGGGACTTTCTAGCTCCCTGGGTCACTCGAGTAAAGAGCTGGCTAGAATCTGGTGTCCAACCCTATGTATTCATGCACATGCCTGACAACGCGCACGCGGTTGCGCTGGCCGAGCTCTGGACAGAGTTGTTGCGTGAGCAAATTCCGCACCTTGAACCACTCCCTGTAGAGATTTCAAAACCCCAGCTTGGGCTGTTTTAA
- a CDS encoding DUF3185 family protein, translating to MGSSKLIGIVLLVVGVILLYFGYQSTQSVGNQLTEAVSGRFTDETMWYLIGGAAITVAGAFLTFLKK from the coding sequence ATGGGAAGCTCAAAGTTGATTGGAATTGTACTGCTGGTTGTTGGTGTCATTTTGCTGTACTTCGGCTACCAGTCCACTCAGTCCGTTGGAAACCAGCTCACCGAAGCGGTCAGCGGACGCTTCACTGACGAAACCATGTGGTATCTGATTGGCGGCGCAGCGATCACCGTTGCAGGTGCGTTTCTTACCTTTCTGAAAAAATAA
- a CDS encoding DUF4112 domain-containing protein, translating into MARAPIEARQRATLARLDKFSRYTDSSIGIPFTKFKIGAEAIIGLVPVVGDAAGLVLASYVLVEAQRAGASKSVKLRMLRNMGIDFVGGLLPVFGDAFDAIFKANTRNTRLLRNYLEKQLEIEPPAPPFPWKTLIWLSVLFAVVTGGLTLLF; encoded by the coding sequence ATGGCGAGAGCCCCCATTGAAGCGAGGCAACGAGCAACGCTTGCACGGCTGGATAAGTTCAGCCGCTATACCGACAGCAGTATTGGTATTCCCTTCACCAAGTTCAAAATCGGTGCAGAGGCCATTATTGGCCTAGTGCCGGTGGTGGGTGACGCAGCGGGTCTGGTACTGGCCAGTTATGTGCTGGTGGAAGCCCAGCGAGCGGGGGCAAGTAAGAGCGTCAAACTGCGCATGCTCCGGAATATGGGCATCGACTTTGTGGGTGGCTTGTTGCCGGTATTCGGCGATGCCTTTGATGCGATTTTCAAAGCGAATACTCGCAATACGCGGTTGCTGAGAAACTATCTGGAGAAGCAGCTTGAGATAGAGCCGCCTGCGCCGCCATTCCCATGGAAAACGCTGATTTGGCTGTCTGTGTTGTTTGCCGTGGTAACGGGTGGGTTAACCCTGCTGTTCTAA
- a CDS encoding DUF3010 family protein — MTICGVELSGSDAVICMLSLERGQFSLPECKVRKLSLPKNHTREDLQQFQKAFAELMAEHGVTGVAIKERMPKGKFAGGAISFKLEAAIQLIADVQLDVRLLTPALIKSTLASKPLPIPFSDTGLKVFQETAFTAAYVGQMTK; from the coding sequence ATGACGATTTGTGGTGTTGAACTGAGTGGCAGCGATGCCGTCATCTGTATGCTGAGTCTGGAACGTGGCCAGTTCAGTTTGCCGGAGTGTAAGGTGCGCAAGTTGTCGCTGCCGAAGAACCACACCCGCGAAGACTTGCAACAGTTTCAGAAGGCGTTTGCTGAGTTGATGGCGGAACACGGGGTCACCGGCGTTGCTATCAAAGAACGAATGCCAAAAGGCAAATTTGCCGGCGGCGCGATCAGTTTTAAGCTCGAAGCAGCGATTCAGCTGATTGCTGATGTGCAGTTGGACGTAAGATTGCTGACGCCGGCGTTAATCAAATCTACGCTCGCGTCCAAGCCGCTGCCGATTCCGTTTTCTGACACTGGCCTGAAGGTGTTTCAGGAAACGGCGTTCACTGCAGCCTACGTTGGGCAGATGACGAAATAA
- a CDS encoding PBPRA1643 family SWIM/SEC-C metal-binding motif protein produces the protein MSDKFFYKGRQDARQHHTAYGGFKTNASQKSGSEKFPLSLVVTSEARKDEVEAQVAEANLYANITVDTREGAVESIGELTAILNKGETVTVTKTPSRNDPCSCGSGLKFKKCCG, from the coding sequence ATGTCAGACAAATTTTTCTACAAAGGCCGACAAGACGCACGTCAGCATCATACGGCCTACGGCGGCTTTAAAACCAACGCCAGCCAAAAGAGTGGCAGCGAGAAGTTCCCGTTATCCTTGGTGGTGACCAGTGAGGCTCGTAAAGATGAGGTAGAAGCCCAGGTGGCTGAAGCCAATCTTTACGCCAACATTACGGTTGATACCCGTGAAGGCGCCGTCGAATCGATTGGTGAATTAACCGCGATTTTGAACAAGGGCGAGACGGTTACGGTAACTAAAACGCCTTCGCGCAATGATCCGTGCAGCTGTGGCAGTGGGCTGAAGTTCAAGAAGTGCTGTGGTTAA
- a CDS encoding YqjD family protein translates to MEAKSDKTEYDQVREDLKKLQEDLSTLAKSVADGQKGNISHLRDEIRRESLAAFDQVKQRGDEALTRARDASGKAVESVEHKIEERPFLSIVLMFLAGVLVGRFLDR, encoded by the coding sequence ATGGAAGCAAAATCGGATAAGACTGAGTACGATCAGGTTCGCGAAGATCTGAAGAAACTTCAGGAAGATCTTTCCACGCTCGCCAAAAGTGTGGCTGATGGCCAGAAGGGCAATATCAGTCATCTGCGGGATGAAATTCGAAGGGAAAGCCTTGCCGCATTCGATCAGGTAAAGCAGCGCGGTGATGAAGCGCTGACCCGGGCCCGGGATGCCAGTGGCAAGGCAGTTGAGAGTGTGGAACATAAGATTGAGGAGCGGCCCTTCCTAAGTATTGTGCTTATGTTCCTTGCCGGTGTGTTGGTTGGTCGGTTTCTGGACCGCTGA
- a CDS encoding DUF2750 domain-containing protein, whose product MSDNPLAQILEMDGEERYDYFLDAVVEERELWILVNSDNQFLKIVSEEDGVGYLPVWPGEDFAADYACGSGDLAPKSLSLPDFFKKWVPGLSRDKLEVGVFPGADSELWITEPEALKSDLQEVLSGSF is encoded by the coding sequence ATGAGCGATAACCCGTTAGCCCAGATTCTCGAGATGGATGGCGAGGAACGATACGACTATTTTCTGGATGCCGTGGTGGAAGAGCGCGAGCTCTGGATACTCGTTAATTCAGACAATCAATTTCTTAAGATTGTGTCCGAAGAAGATGGCGTTGGTTATCTCCCGGTATGGCCAGGTGAGGATTTTGCGGCCGACTACGCCTGTGGTTCCGGTGATCTCGCGCCGAAATCATTGTCACTGCCGGACTTCTTCAAGAAGTGGGTGCCCGGCCTAAGCCGCGACAAACTCGAGGTTGGCGTGTTCCCCGGTGCTGACAGCGAACTCTGGATTACCGAGCCCGAAGCACTGAAGAGCGATCTTCAGGAAGTGTTGTCCGGTTCGTTCTGA
- a CDS encoding GatB/YqeY domain-containing protein produces the protein MAETSLKEQLGTAVKEAMRNKDRERLVTLRMAQAAVKQIEVDERREISDDEVLKVLDKMLKQRRDAASQYDDAGRTELADKERAEMKIIEEFMPAALTDEELAGLIRDAVSSTGAQGMQDMGKVMNELRPQVTGRVDMGQLSQKVRAALA, from the coding sequence ATGGCAGAAACATCACTCAAGGAACAGCTTGGCACGGCAGTAAAAGAAGCCATGCGTAATAAAGATCGTGAGCGGCTGGTTACCTTGCGGATGGCTCAGGCGGCGGTGAAGCAGATCGAAGTGGATGAGCGCCGTGAGATCTCTGACGATGAGGTTCTGAAAGTACTCGACAAGATGCTCAAGCAGCGTCGCGATGCTGCCAGCCAGTACGATGACGCTGGCCGCACTGAATTGGCCGATAAAGAACGCGCGGAAATGAAAATCATCGAAGAGTTCATGCCGGCTGCACTGACTGACGAAGAGTTGGCAGGATTGATCCGTGACGCGGTGAGTTCAACCGGTGCTCAGGGCATGCAGGACATGGGTAAGGTGATGAACGAGTTGCGCCCCCAGGTTACCGGACGGGTGGACATGGGGCAGCTGAGCCAAAAAGTTCGGGCTGCTCTGGCATAA
- a CDS encoding ZIP family metal transporter has protein sequence MVEAILANGLLQVLLLTLMAGAAMPLGAALASVERIHPDWLESELHHSVIAFGGGALLAAVALVLVPEGSANLAIPAVVACFAAGGITFMLIDRWLAANGTSASQLVAMLTDFVPEALALGATFSVSSEGGVLLAGIIALQNLPEGFNSYRELTRSTDYGRLKIVGGFALMALLGPVAGATGHYFLSDSHQLVSGIMLFAAGGILYIIFQDIAPQARLEKHWGPPLGAVAGFMLGVIGEMLLSG, from the coding sequence ATGGTTGAGGCGATTCTGGCGAACGGTTTGCTGCAAGTGTTGTTACTCACCCTGATGGCCGGGGCGGCTATGCCATTGGGGGCAGCGTTGGCATCGGTGGAGCGTATTCATCCCGACTGGCTTGAATCCGAGCTGCATCACAGCGTGATTGCGTTCGGGGGCGGTGCGTTGTTGGCGGCCGTGGCGTTGGTGCTGGTGCCAGAGGGAAGCGCTAATCTGGCGATTCCGGCGGTTGTCGCCTGTTTTGCGGCAGGCGGAATCACCTTCATGCTGATCGATCGCTGGCTGGCGGCGAACGGTACCTCTGCAAGCCAGTTGGTAGCCATGCTGACCGACTTTGTCCCGGAGGCGTTGGCGCTGGGGGCTACGTTTTCGGTCTCCAGCGAAGGCGGCGTTCTGCTGGCTGGCATCATCGCGCTGCAGAACTTGCCAGAAGGATTTAACTCGTATCGTGAGCTGACCCGTTCCACCGATTACGGTCGGCTGAAAATCGTGGGTGGTTTTGCCTTGATGGCGCTGCTGGGGCCCGTGGCTGGTGCTACCGGCCATTATTTTTTGTCGGACTCCCATCAGTTAGTGTCCGGAATTATGTTGTTCGCGGCGGGTGGCATTCTCTACATTATCTTTCAGGACATTGCCCCGCAGGCGCGTCTGGAAAAACATTGGGGGCCGCCTTTGGGCGCTGTCGCCGGTTTTATGTTGGGGGTAATCGGCGAGATGTTGTTATCCGGGTAG
- a CDS encoding DUF2780 domain-containing protein, translated as MNAILKQFLLVSSIYLLAPNASAFGLNDALNTGAMALSPTTEVSGEAQQLVGQLTNQLGVTQAQAVGGTGALLQLAQNQLGQDAINNLSGETSGLSSLLGGGSGGGLAEGLLSNISSMEGVQSAFSALGMDAAMVQQFVPVVLGFLGNQGIGSSLLGQLQGLWAPAE; from the coding sequence ATGAATGCAATCCTCAAACAGTTTCTTCTGGTGTCCAGTATCTACCTGCTTGCACCCAACGCCAGTGCCTTTGGCTTGAACGATGCATTGAACACCGGTGCCATGGCGCTGTCGCCAACCACAGAAGTCAGTGGCGAAGCCCAGCAGCTCGTGGGCCAGCTCACCAATCAGCTGGGTGTTACTCAAGCACAAGCCGTCGGGGGCACCGGAGCCCTTTTGCAGTTGGCACAAAATCAGCTCGGCCAAGACGCGATCAACAACCTGAGCGGCGAAACCTCTGGCCTATCCAGCCTTCTGGGCGGCGGTAGCGGTGGCGGCCTGGCCGAAGGCCTGCTCTCCAACATCTCTTCAATGGAAGGCGTTCAGTCAGCCTTCTCGGCCTTGGGAATGGATGCCGCTATGGTGCAGCAATTTGTGCCGGTGGTTCTCGGCTTCTTGGGCAACCAAGGCATCGGCTCTTCACTGCTGGGGCAATTGCAGGGATTGTGGGCGCCCGCTGAATAA
- a CDS encoding alpha/beta fold hydrolase has product MARVTAHDGAKLKVREIGRGPVVILLHGFGMESRHWLPIVLPLAHKFRFVLPDFRGFGGSSRLSCSESCVLTSHAKDLDAVIRAYSHGKPVGLGGISMGASTSLRYMEMFGTDAIRHYVHIDQAPRISHAPDWPWGIFGEQGPERIRGWQPLLDKVSKIDPQIPYEALPLSLRKQLHENLAGFMGAALSRNWMKWSAGQLMRVPQISRQLVPLDNWYTLYQHMRAYTEREYDFRGLLPTLDVPTTVIAGRRSEMYPWEGQARMAAALPNAKLVTLENSGHVPLIDQPIASIRTLGKAFG; this is encoded by the coding sequence ATGGCACGAGTAACGGCACACGATGGCGCCAAGCTGAAGGTACGGGAAATTGGCCGGGGACCGGTGGTTATCCTGCTTCATGGCTTTGGCATGGAAAGCCGCCACTGGTTGCCGATTGTGTTGCCGTTGGCGCATAAGTTCCGGTTCGTACTGCCAGACTTTAGAGGGTTTGGCGGGTCGTCTCGGCTGAGCTGCAGTGAATCTTGTGTGCTGACCAGCCACGCCAAGGATCTGGATGCCGTGATCCGTGCCTATAGTCACGGCAAACCGGTTGGTTTGGGTGGTATCTCCATGGGGGCCAGCACGTCACTGCGTTATATGGAAATGTTCGGCACCGACGCTATTCGGCATTACGTCCATATTGATCAGGCTCCGCGTATATCTCATGCCCCGGATTGGCCGTGGGGCATTTTCGGAGAACAGGGCCCTGAGCGAATCCGGGGCTGGCAGCCGCTGCTGGATAAAGTGTCGAAGATTGATCCTCAAATACCCTATGAAGCTCTACCCCTATCCCTGCGAAAGCAGTTGCATGAGAATTTGGCCGGTTTCATGGGAGCGGCGCTGAGTCGCAACTGGATGAAATGGAGCGCGGGGCAGCTCATGCGGGTGCCGCAAATTTCTCGTCAGCTTGTGCCGTTGGATAACTGGTACACCCTGTATCAGCACATGCGGGCCTACACAGAGCGGGAGTATGACTTTCGGGGGCTTTTGCCAACTCTGGACGTGCCGACCACGGTGATCGCGGGCCGTCGTTCGGAAATGTACCCTTGGGAGGGGCAGGCGCGCATGGCCGCTGCGCTGCCCAACGCAAAGTTGGTCACTCTTGAAAACAGCGGGCATGTGCCGTTGATTGACCAGCCAATCGCCAGTATCAGAACGCTGGGAAAAGCGTTCGGATAA